TTCCCCATCTATAATTAACGATGTTGGGAGGTCTACTGGACTTTCTGGAAGATTGAGATCTTGCTTGTCTGGTTTTTGATACTTGGATTTTAATAATAAACTTAATTGCCCATTAGCTTCCAATATACCGTATTTGACTTCGCGAACTGAAAAGACATTATTTTGACGGAGTATACTCAATACTTGATTTACATCCAATTTGTTCTTTGTAAGTAACTTTCTGTCCATAACACCATCTCGAATGATTATGTTAGGATTGCCTAATAAGAGAGAACGTGTCGATTTATTTTTTAGAGTCATAAACTCTATTCCCAACATAAGAAACGTCCACAATCCGATGGCATATAAAAAATGAAAAATCCCTACCTTATCTTCATAAATGGTATTTCCTAAAAAATCTCCAAGTACTAACACAAAAACTAAGTGAAACGGGGTTAACTGATAGATGGATGTTCTGCCTGTTATGATAATGATAAAAAATAAAGTGGCAAAACCAACGATGACTTTGATCGTCAGTAAACCAATATTAACTTCTTCCAAAGTTTTTTCCTCCAATTTAAATTTTACTTAGTTGTAAGATCTTGAGGTTTAGATAAAGAGGCTAGTTTTAGTATTAAAGCTCGAGTTACAATTCCAACAATGATGTAATATATGAATGAATATCTGTATCTCCACTCTAAATAATTAACAAGTTTGACCCACTCGCAAAAGGGTTCACCTATAAAGGCATATGTTAGTGCCATAATGATCTGGGCTAAAATAAAAGATTTCCATGTTCTAAAATATTGATATAACAACATATAAGCTACAGGTACCATTGAA
The sequence above is a segment of the Psychrobacillus sp. FSL K6-2836 genome. Coding sequences within it:
- a CDS encoding DUF421 domain-containing protein codes for the protein MEEVNIGLLTIKVIVGFATLFFIIIITGRTSIYQLTPFHLVFVLVLGDFLGNTIYEDKVGIFHFLYAIGLWTFLMLGIEFMTLKNKSTRSLLLGNPNIIIRDGVMDRKLLTKNKLDVNQVLSILRQNNVFSVREVKYGILEANGQLSLLLKSKYQKPDKQDLNLPESPVDLPTSLIIDGEILWDNLHELGFDQQWLDNQLTTNGYDNVKRILYADWRESEGIHVSPK